A window of Epinephelus fuscoguttatus linkage group LG24, E.fuscoguttatus.final_Chr_v1 contains these coding sequences:
- the ccdc14 gene encoding coiled-coil domain-containing protein 14 isoform X2: protein MKAAKSKVVTSGRLTGQGKGPPARRRVPPNPGPAARPEPAYSLYSTDSEDQVTLLHKGLDRCAALLGGILQAENTEALPGAPRAVKGGAAKSRPSTSLGKKTIKKLPTKTVGRTHNTPDLKSRQPVQRGSGSTTPKTAHQFAAPAAHSGVKLHPSRKHPATPLRSHLPPSPGQTLQHLPTTATTPPPQPDSQAAPEPPHTHHEAECDGEEEDFVPVRDVNAHSSPADTHTAVSVMQLEPGQNQDSESSAETEEVKVKTAQYLLGELKALIAGQGSVAERLLSHLEHTVSSSLMNNGGSNIQTEPDVSSLHSENTQLRRRVRILNQQLKEREKAERGQNMETLCHSEASTLQEELTNAQARLQELQDDLTELRKAFQGTQSQLTDREKENVLLKTDLEATRSKLLDSERQKTELAALAQQRLEEIGNLKRILQSQDSSSRPPVVDSSVSDTMPAKQDPAEPPTERITQFLLSLGELEPTHTEHVFVAAEREDDTLQELRDTLSHPDVRSQRGDKPHPDQSRCLDGVQSCGRRQEELSQCDVESVWSDWSMRSGSTFTSRDEAAFRDGLAALDASIASLQKTIQLDLGR from the exons ATGAAAGCAGCTAAAAGCAAG GTGGTGACATCAGGGAGGCTGACAGGACAGGGCAAAGGGCCGCCAGCCAGGAGACG AGTTCCCCCAAATCCAGGACCAGCAGCCCGCCCTGAGCCCGCCTACTCTCTGTACTCCACAGACTCCGAGGACCAG GTCACCTTGCTCCACAAGGGTCTGGACCGCTGTGCCGCCCTTCTTGGTGGCATCCTCCAGGCTGAGAACACAG aagCCTTGCCAGGCGCTCCCAGAGCAGTGAAGGGTGGAGCAGCTAAATCAAGACCATCTACGTCGCTGGGGAAGAAGACCATCAAGAAGCTACCTACAAAGACAG TGGGTCGCACGCACAACACGCCAGACCTGAAGAGCCGTCAGCCAGTCCAGCGTGGATCGGGCAGCACCACCCCAAAAACAGCACATCAGtttgctgctccagctgcacaCTCGGGAGTGAAGCTCCATCCATCTCGCAAACATCCCGCCACCCCGCTGCGGTCTCACCTCCCTCCATCACCCGGCCAAACCCTGCAGCACCTGCCAACCACCGCCACCACCCCTCCACCTCAACCTGACAGCCAGGCTGCTCCTGAACCTCCCCACACACACCATGAGGCAGAGTGTGACGGAGAAGAGGAGGACTTTGTTCCTGTGAGAGACGTGAACGCCCACAGCAGTcccgcagacacacacacggccGTGTCAGTCATGCAGCTGGAGCCTGGACAGAACCAGGACTCAGAGAGCAGTGCAGAGACGGAGGAAGTGAAAGTCAAGACAGCTCAGTATCTGCTGGGAGAACTCAAGGCTCTGATCGCTGGACAAG gcaGTGTAGCAGAGCGACTGCTCAGTCACCTGGAGCACACTGTGTCTTCATCACTGATGAATAATGGTGGCTCAAACATCCAGACTGAACCAGACGTGTCATCACTGCACAGCGAGAACACTCAGCTCcgcag gcgTGTGAGGATTCTGAACCAGCAGTTAAAGGAGCGGGAGAAAGCAGAGAGGGGACAGAACATGGAGACGCTGTGTCACTCAGAGG CGTCGACTCTGCAGGAGGAGCTCACGAACGCTCAGGCACGTCTGCAGGAGCTCCAGGATGACCTCACAGAGCTACGGAAAGCCTTTCAGGGCACACAGAGCCAGCTGacggacagagagaaagagaatgtgCTCCTCAAAACAG acctGGAGGCCACTAGAAGCAAGTTGTTGGACAGTGAACGACAGAAGACTGAGTTGGCCGCACTTGCCCAGCAAAGACTGGAAGAGATAGGAAACCttaaaag gattCTTCAGAGTCAGGATTCATCCAGTCGTCCTCCAGTTGTTGACAGCTCAGTGTCAGACACCATGCCAGCTAAACAGGATCCAGCAGAGCCGCCCACTGAACGCATCACCCAGTTCCTCCTGTCTCTGGGCGAGCTGGAgcccacacacactgagcatgtGTTTGTAGCCGCGGAGAGAGAAGACGACACGCTACAGGAGCTGAGAGACACATTATCACATCCTGATGTCAGATCTCAGCGAGGTGACAAACCTCATCCCGACCAGTCACGTTGTCTGGATGGAGTCCAGTCCTGTGGGCGGCGGCAGGAGGAGCTGTCTCAGTGTGACGTGGAGTCGGTGTGGTCTGATTGGAGCATGAGGTCAGGGTCAACCTTCACCAGCAGAGACGAGGCGGCGTTCAGAGACGGCCTGGCAGCTCTGGACGCCAGCATCGCCAGCCTGCAGAAGACTATTCAGCTTGATCTGGGGAGGTGA
- the ccdc14 gene encoding coiled-coil domain-containing protein 14 isoform X1: MKAAKSKVVTSGRLTGQGKGPPARRRRVPPNPGPAARPEPAYSLYSTDSEDQVTLLHKGLDRCAALLGGILQAENTEALPGAPRAVKGGAAKSRPSTSLGKKTIKKLPTKTVGRTHNTPDLKSRQPVQRGSGSTTPKTAHQFAAPAAHSGVKLHPSRKHPATPLRSHLPPSPGQTLQHLPTTATTPPPQPDSQAAPEPPHTHHEAECDGEEEDFVPVRDVNAHSSPADTHTAVSVMQLEPGQNQDSESSAETEEVKVKTAQYLLGELKALIAGQGSVAERLLSHLEHTVSSSLMNNGGSNIQTEPDVSSLHSENTQLRRRVRILNQQLKEREKAERGQNMETLCHSEASTLQEELTNAQARLQELQDDLTELRKAFQGTQSQLTDREKENVLLKTDLEATRSKLLDSERQKTELAALAQQRLEEIGNLKRILQSQDSSSRPPVVDSSVSDTMPAKQDPAEPPTERITQFLLSLGELEPTHTEHVFVAAEREDDTLQELRDTLSHPDVRSQRGDKPHPDQSRCLDGVQSCGRRQEELSQCDVESVWSDWSMRSGSTFTSRDEAAFRDGLAALDASIASLQKTIQLDLGR; encoded by the exons ATGAAAGCAGCTAAAAGCAAG GTGGTGACATCAGGGAGGCTGACAGGACAGGGCAAAGGGCCGCCAGCCAGGAGACG TAGAGTTCCCCCAAATCCAGGACCAGCAGCCCGCCCTGAGCCCGCCTACTCTCTGTACTCCACAGACTCCGAGGACCAG GTCACCTTGCTCCACAAGGGTCTGGACCGCTGTGCCGCCCTTCTTGGTGGCATCCTCCAGGCTGAGAACACAG aagCCTTGCCAGGCGCTCCCAGAGCAGTGAAGGGTGGAGCAGCTAAATCAAGACCATCTACGTCGCTGGGGAAGAAGACCATCAAGAAGCTACCTACAAAGACAG TGGGTCGCACGCACAACACGCCAGACCTGAAGAGCCGTCAGCCAGTCCAGCGTGGATCGGGCAGCACCACCCCAAAAACAGCACATCAGtttgctgctccagctgcacaCTCGGGAGTGAAGCTCCATCCATCTCGCAAACATCCCGCCACCCCGCTGCGGTCTCACCTCCCTCCATCACCCGGCCAAACCCTGCAGCACCTGCCAACCACCGCCACCACCCCTCCACCTCAACCTGACAGCCAGGCTGCTCCTGAACCTCCCCACACACACCATGAGGCAGAGTGTGACGGAGAAGAGGAGGACTTTGTTCCTGTGAGAGACGTGAACGCCCACAGCAGTcccgcagacacacacacggccGTGTCAGTCATGCAGCTGGAGCCTGGACAGAACCAGGACTCAGAGAGCAGTGCAGAGACGGAGGAAGTGAAAGTCAAGACAGCTCAGTATCTGCTGGGAGAACTCAAGGCTCTGATCGCTGGACAAG gcaGTGTAGCAGAGCGACTGCTCAGTCACCTGGAGCACACTGTGTCTTCATCACTGATGAATAATGGTGGCTCAAACATCCAGACTGAACCAGACGTGTCATCACTGCACAGCGAGAACACTCAGCTCcgcag gcgTGTGAGGATTCTGAACCAGCAGTTAAAGGAGCGGGAGAAAGCAGAGAGGGGACAGAACATGGAGACGCTGTGTCACTCAGAGG CGTCGACTCTGCAGGAGGAGCTCACGAACGCTCAGGCACGTCTGCAGGAGCTCCAGGATGACCTCACAGAGCTACGGAAAGCCTTTCAGGGCACACAGAGCCAGCTGacggacagagagaaagagaatgtgCTCCTCAAAACAG acctGGAGGCCACTAGAAGCAAGTTGTTGGACAGTGAACGACAGAAGACTGAGTTGGCCGCACTTGCCCAGCAAAGACTGGAAGAGATAGGAAACCttaaaag gattCTTCAGAGTCAGGATTCATCCAGTCGTCCTCCAGTTGTTGACAGCTCAGTGTCAGACACCATGCCAGCTAAACAGGATCCAGCAGAGCCGCCCACTGAACGCATCACCCAGTTCCTCCTGTCTCTGGGCGAGCTGGAgcccacacacactgagcatgtGTTTGTAGCCGCGGAGAGAGAAGACGACACGCTACAGGAGCTGAGAGACACATTATCACATCCTGATGTCAGATCTCAGCGAGGTGACAAACCTCATCCCGACCAGTCACGTTGTCTGGATGGAGTCCAGTCCTGTGGGCGGCGGCAGGAGGAGCTGTCTCAGTGTGACGTGGAGTCGGTGTGGTCTGATTGGAGCATGAGGTCAGGGTCAACCTTCACCAGCAGAGACGAGGCGGCGTTCAGAGACGGCCTGGCAGCTCTGGACGCCAGCATCGCCAGCCTGCAGAAGACTATTCAGCTTGATCTGGGGAGGTGA